A window of Rhizobium sp. BT04 genomic DNA:
CCTTGGTCCAGCGGTCGATCATCGCAAGCGCTTCGTCGAGCGTCTCGGCCTTGGCGTCGAGATAGCGGGTGCGCAGGCGGAAATCGATCGAGTCGGGATTGCATTCGACGGCGAGGCAGCAGGCGCCGGCCATGACGGCGGCGAGCGGCTGGGCGCCGCCCATGCCGCCGAGGCCGCCGGTCAGGATCCATTTGCCCTTGAGATTGCCGCCATAATGCTGGCGGCCGGCCTCGACGAAGGTTTCGTAGGTGCCCTGAACGATGCCCTGCGTGCCGATATAGATCCACGAGCCGGCCGTCATCTGGCCGTACATGGCAAGGCCCTTCTTATCCAGCTCGTTGAAATGATCCCAGGTCGCCCAGTGCGGCACGAGGTTGGAATTGGCGATCAGCACCCGCGGCGCATCCTTGTGGGTGCGGAAAACGCCGACCGGCTTGCCGGATTGGACGAGCAGCGTTTCCTCTTCCGTCAGTGTCTTCAGCGTCGCGACGATGCGGTCGAAATCCTCCCAGGTGCGGGCGGCGCGGCCGATGCCGCCGTAAACGACGAGCTCGTTCGGATTTTCGGCGACGTCGGGATCGAGATTGTTCATCAGCATGCGTAGCGGCGCTTCGGTCATCCAGCTCTTGGCATTGAGTTCATTGCCGCGGGGCGCGCGGATTTCCCGGATGTTATGGCGCGGATTGTTCATGGCAGTTCCCCTGTTCTCAGGTTTCAATCTTCAGCGTTTCAGGCCCGGTGCGATCTGCTCGATGCGCACCAGAATGTCTTTGAGATGGACGCGAAGCCTGTCCGCCTTGGTGGCGTCATAGGCGAAGGGCGGTGCCTCGGTCTGCAGATGGGTCGATTGTGCAAGCTCCATCTGGATCGCGTGCACGCCAGTGTCGGGCCGACCATAGTGGCGTGTCGTCCAGCCGCCCTTGAAGCGGCCGTTGAGCACGCTGTCGTACCCTTCGGCGGCTTCGACGACGGTCAGCGTCGCCTGCGCGATGGCGCTGTCGCAGGTCTTGCCCATATCGGTGCCGATATTGAAATCCGGCAGCTTGCCCTCGAACAGGAAAGGAATATGCGAGCGGATCGAGTGGCAATCGTAAAGGATTGCGACGCCATGGATTGCTCTGACGCGCTCGATCTCGGCGGCAAGGGCGGCATGATAGGGCGCATGAAAATCCCGCAGCCGCGCCGCTATATCGGCCTCGCCGGGCGCCTGCCCATCCTTCCAGATCGCCTTGCCGTCGAAGTCTGTTTCGGGAACGAGGCCGGTGGTGTTCTGCCCGGGATAGAGGCTCACTCCCGCCGGATCGCGGTTGGCGTCGATCACGTAGCGATGGAAGGTGGCGCGCACCGTCGTGACGCTGTCAAGCAAGCCGTCATAGAGGTGGTGGATGTGCCAGTCGGTATCGGCGAGGATCCTGCCATTGTCGTTGAGGCGGTCGGCGATCTCGAACGGCACCTCGGTGCCGGTGTGGGGGAAGCCGAGGATGACGGGGGAGGTGCCCTGACGGATTTCGTATGGTGTGGTCATTAAAACCCCTCCCCAGCCCCTCCCCACAGGGGGGAGGGGTTAAGCTGTGG
This region includes:
- the hutG gene encoding N-formylglutamate deformylase, producing the protein MTTPYEIRQGTSPVILGFPHTGTEVPFEIADRLNDNGRILADTDWHIHHLYDGLLDSVTTVRATFHRYVIDANRDPAGVSLYPGQNTTGLVPETDFDGKAIWKDGQAPGEADIAARLRDFHAPYHAALAAEIERVRAIHGVAILYDCHSIRSHIPFLFEGKLPDFNIGTDMGKTCDSAIAQATLTVVEAAEGYDSVLNGRFKGGWTTRHYGRPDTGVHAIQMELAQSTHLQTEAPPFAYDATKADRLRVHLKDILVRIEQIAPGLKR